In the Rhodospirillaceae bacterium genome, one interval contains:
- a CDS encoding acyl-CoA dehydrogenase family protein, whose protein sequence is MDFTEPEHIQLLRDSLARFTAKHMPREQARLWDKNDHFPEQVFKALGEAGMMSLVVPEVYGGAGRDILACMVVIEELSKRSMAVAVPYIMSACYAGMNLTESASDQQKRDLLPKVAEGKIMFAYGWTEPDVGSDVASVKTTAKRTDGKVIINGSKRFCTGGGIADYLYTVCNSDPHGERYKNLSIVLIPKGAPGFEVKHMDMMGFKGAGTTDITLDNVEVPEDHILGGPDGWNQGWKMIAGPGLDVEKLEVAAMALGLGQAAFDDAWNYAQDRIQFGKAVSTYQSIRHKLADMKTALHASRLMLYNAAWMATNNMRAGVETSMTKLFVTEQCKLVCQEAQTILGAYGYSKEFDTERYVRDSLLMPIIGGTSSIQRNNIVNWSGLAKA, encoded by the coding sequence ATGGATTTTACAGAACCAGAGCATATCCAACTTCTTCGGGATTCACTGGCCCGTTTCACGGCGAAACATATGCCACGTGAACAAGCGCGGCTGTGGGACAAGAATGATCATTTCCCAGAGCAAGTGTTTAAAGCCCTTGGTGAGGCTGGAATGATGTCTCTGGTTGTCCCAGAGGTATATGGTGGCGCGGGTCGAGACATTTTGGCCTGTATGGTGGTCATCGAGGAATTGTCAAAGCGCTCCATGGCTGTCGCCGTACCGTACATTATGAGTGCCTGTTACGCTGGTATGAACCTCACAGAGTCGGCATCTGATCAACAGAAGCGAGACCTTCTGCCAAAGGTTGCTGAGGGGAAGATTATGTTTGCTTATGGATGGACTGAGCCAGATGTTGGCTCCGACGTTGCATCCGTAAAAACTACGGCCAAGCGCACGGATGGTAAAGTCATCATCAACGGGTCTAAACGGTTTTGCACCGGTGGTGGCATTGCCGATTACCTCTATACCGTCTGCAACTCAGACCCTCATGGTGAGCGTTACAAAAATCTTTCGATCGTCCTCATACCCAAAGGCGCGCCAGGCTTCGAAGTAAAACACATGGATATGATGGGCTTTAAGGGCGCAGGAACGACTGATATCACGCTCGATAATGTGGAGGTACCAGAAGATCACATTCTCGGTGGACCGGACGGGTGGAACCAGGGATGGAAGATGATTGCCGGGCCTGGCTTGGACGTCGAAAAACTAGAAGTGGCGGCTATGGCGCTCGGTCTCGGCCAGGCAGCCTTTGATGATGCCTGGAATTATGCCCAGGACCGCATCCAGTTCGGCAAAGCCGTATCAACCTATCAATCGATCCGACATAAACTGGCAGACATGAAAACGGCGCTGCATGCCAGCAGGCTAATGCTTTATAATGCGGCTTGGATGGCCACCAATAACATGCGTGCTGGCGTTGAGACCTCTATGACTAAGTTGTTTGTGACTGAGCAATGTAAATTGGTTTGCCAAGAAGCTCAGACAATACTTGGCGCTTATGGCTATTCTAAAGAGTTCGACACAGAGCGCTACGTTCGGGACAGTTTACTCATGCCCATCATCGGCGGCACCTCGTCCATTCAAAGAAACAATATCGTAAACTGGTCTGGATTAGCAAAAGCGTGA
- a CDS encoding enoyl-CoA hydratase/isomerase family protein yields the protein MNPKDYKTISVTRRGRVLILSLNRPEALNAVNGEMHEELSRVFIDAQDDQESDVVMITGSGKAFSAGGDIGWLKSMTANTAEFDIVRAHGKRIIFSMLDCEKPIVAKINGPAVGLGCTIALFSDIIFAAEDAVISDPHVSVGLVAGDGGAVIWPQLIGYARAKEYLMTGKRLSGSKAAEIGLVNHAVPTGELDAAVDVFCDDLLAGALLAIKYTKVSINIGLKQLAHSILDTSLAYETITNRSKDHLTAVTAFANREKPTFTGE from the coding sequence ATGAATCCTAAAGACTACAAGACCATATCTGTAACGCGTAGAGGCAGAGTTCTAATACTCAGCCTAAATCGCCCAGAGGCCCTCAACGCCGTGAATGGTGAAATGCACGAAGAACTTTCTCGCGTGTTCATTGATGCTCAAGACGATCAAGAGTCAGACGTCGTTATGATCACAGGATCGGGAAAAGCTTTTTCAGCAGGTGGCGATATCGGTTGGCTCAAAAGCATGACAGCAAACACCGCTGAATTTGACATTGTTCGTGCACACGGCAAGCGCATTATTTTTTCGATGCTAGATTGCGAAAAACCAATCGTCGCAAAGATCAACGGTCCCGCAGTCGGCCTTGGGTGTACCATAGCCCTTTTCTCAGACATCATCTTCGCTGCAGAAGATGCAGTGATTTCTGATCCTCATGTCAGTGTTGGCCTTGTGGCAGGCGATGGCGGGGCCGTGATATGGCCTCAGTTAATCGGATACGCTCGCGCAAAGGAATATCTCATGACCGGTAAACGGCTCTCCGGCTCTAAAGCAGCGGAGATCGGTCTGGTTAATCACGCAGTGCCGACAGGCGAGCTAGATGCAGCCGTAGATGTTTTTTGCGACGACCTGCTGGCAGGCGCTTTACTGGCAATTAAATACACTAAGGTTTCCATTAATATCGGTCTGAAACAGCTTGCTCATTCAATTCTCGATACCAGCCTGGCCTATGAGACCATCACCAATAGGTCGAAGGATCATCTCACGGCAGTCACCGCCTTCGCCAACCGTGAGAAACCTACTTTTACAGGCGAGTAA